TTTCTTCTTATTACAGGACGTCTGGCTTCCCACTTTTTTCACGGAATCCCTCTTTCCTTGTTATTACGGGACAGCTTCCCACCTTTTTTTTGCTTTCAATCCCAAATATCGCAATTGCATTTTGTTTCCAAGGTTCCCAAACGTAGACATGTGCACATTGTTAGAAAATGGAGGAGCTAAATAACAACTGTAAGTTGAGCTAGGACAAGCTATACACTACATGATGGAATCATGTGGCTTAATCATGTTCTGAGGAAAGAGGATCATCATATTGAAGAACAAAGTTACTTAATTAATCACTATTTCAGAGGAAAATGATCTGAAGGTCAAATGACAACAATGTCATCGCTCAAATGAACAAGGTCATCCCATTACAGGCGGTGTCAGGTGAGTTTAGAGGTTGAACACATGGTGGAGTTAACTTTACGTGGAGATGTTTGCTGCAAGGAGCTAAGGCTACATTTATAACTGGAACTATATAGGAACATTGTCAAATTAAATTCATCGACAAAAAAGCATGGCTGCATCGAATTATGCTTTTGCACTAGATATCCTCCTACAATAAATTGAAGCAAACTATAAAGAACTCACTTTAATCATTAGTGGTACAAAAAGTTCAGCAAGAGATTCTTTATTAGTGCTCCCAAACCCCTTGAATAGCACATCATTTCTCTGAACACCTGCAAAGTCTTCACCATCTACAAAAGGGTATAAAATATCTTACTATTAGTTTAATTAGTAATCAGATGATAATAATATGACACAACAGCAGATTTAGTTTACAATCTTATCTTATGGAAGTATTAGTAAGAGAATAACAGAGTTAACACTGGAGTTGGGACTGTGAACTATCTGCCACTGCAAGCTGACCACAACACACACATTACCATCATGCACTAAGGAGGAGGGCCTAGACTGGATGAATTCTTTTTTTTGTCATACTGACAACAGAAGAACAATGACAACAATATCTATAGGATGGTACGTACTTGTCCATTGGCACATTTAACTGGATCACGAAGATGTGATAACTTGTTACTTGGCCTAGGCACTTACCTGGCCGTGGGGAGTGTAGCGACGTAGCCGGCATCGATCGGGCAGGGCAAGGCAGCGCAATCCTGGTGGGGGCAGTGCAGGGCGTCCATGCTATGCAGAAAAGATAACATCATAATCAACTTGCTCTTGTCCATCCAAAAACTCAGGTTTTGTGTAATCTATGTTTTCAGATAACCTTAATAAGTTGTTCTAAGTAACACGCTTCCTAAAATATCAAACTTATAATCTAAGGTGATGGCAAAGCATTATATTCAGGGTACAAATCCTTGGATGCCATCATAATTTATTGTCAGTTATCATAATAGACTGATAGTTACAGAGGATGCACACATGCAGACTACAATAATCCTTTGGTTCTTGTACAAATTGCGTGGTATATCAGACATACTAAACAATAGGCCTGTCAAATTGAAAATTAAGCCAGAGGTTGCCAAATACAACCGGGCTTGTCAAATAAATATGTGAAATCAACTCGTAAGCTCATGATATTTTTCAATCAAATACAAACAGCAGAATTATTTTAGCTGGGCTAACAGATGAACAAGCTAGATAACAGAGAATAAGCTGATAGGCCATGCATTACAAATTTGATCAAAATTCCACAAATTTCATAGGTAGTATATACAGCCAGTGGGAATAAATACTAATCGAAGTTGTACATCAGAATCACAACTGGAACCTACCTGTGTTTCAGTTCTGAAAATTGTAGCCTATGTATCATAAAACTGTTTTATTCTACACAGGGGACCAAACCGTGTACCCCCATCCACCCCTTGTTCAAAGATTTTCTGCTCTTTTAAGTCCTGGATAACAAGAAAGAAGACTATTGGAGATGGTTGAGCTGATCTCATACTTGAAGCATGAATGCCAACTATCATGGCATCGTTTTATACATTAGAACATCTGGAAGAAAACACGAACGATTGTCCTATTCATAAATTTTCATAAATGCAGGATAAATAAAATCAAGTTTGCAGTAACCTTTTCAAAATGCAGTTTTTGATGTTCCATGTTATTTTCCAGGGTAGAAATCACCCGAGATGAACGACATACCAGATCAAAGAGGAGTGTTGCTGGCAAGTTCCTTTGACCTGCTCGATCTAGATCATCGGCTCAATCCTGCTGATAATCCATGATGTGCTCTTGGGAAAGAGAAAACAAGAAGAGGGTCGCTGCACCTTGCCAAGTGGGAGGCTAGATGATCCACTAAGCCATCTACTTTTTTCCTTCTCAACATCAAACTTGGGCTTCCATGTCTTCTCCAGGATAGAGGTGGCTACCTTCTAATCATCGGCAAAAAGAATATTgccataaacgatgccatcatgcattGTCCAAATCTCAATTCCAATAGCAGCAATTGGATCAAAGTCAGGCTTGTCAAGCTCAAAGTACTCAGGGTTGGGGATATCTTGGGGCTTCCAGATTCCCTTGTAGCTGGGGTTGTCAATCAGGGGTGCATGCCACTTGCCTTTGTAGGAAGGATTCTGCTTCATCCGCCTCTTCCATTCACCACAACCAGGTGCCTCTTCACACTTGGGGAGTTGGGGTTGTCAATCTTCGGTGCTTCCCATTCGCCATCCTCCTCCTCACCCACGACATAGGCAACCTCGGTGGCCTATAGCTCCACCTCGGCCACTGAGTGGAGGCAGAGGGAAGGACGAACATGTCAAGGAGCAGCAAGAAATCAAAATCAAAGCGGGCCAAATTGGCGGAGGGAGGCGGGCGGGCACAGATCTCGCGGCTCGGTGGCTCACCTTGTCTTGTGCGCTGGCCTTGGCCTCGtcgtccgtcgccgccgcctcgtcgtCCTCGGGGAAGGCAAGCGTGGTGTCCGGGCTGGCGATGCCCTCGCTACTATCGTCATCGGCCGCGGGCTTCTCGTTCAGTGGCGCCGCCGGGGCCTTCCTCGGCCGGCGCCGGCCCCACAAGGGGATCTCCGCCCGCGCCTCCTGCTGCTGGCAGCGGCAGCGGTTGCTGGCCCGCACGATGGACAGCAGGTCCACAACAGCTCGCTGAACTCCTCCTCCCGTGCGCATCCTCTCCCAGCCACCGCGGCCGCCATGGATCTCGGCGAGCGAGCGAGGACTTGGGTGGGCTTCTGCGGATGATGGGAGAGCAGGGGAGGAGGCGGAGGTTTGGTTGTTTTAACGAAACGTTTTTCAGATTAGCCACTTTAAAAAAGGAGTGCGGGTTTAATATCAGAAACTACGGGGTCTCTTTTGTAAAAAGTgcgcgacggtgaacccggagactcaatccgtgctttattattagggagagattaaaTAAGGAGGTGGGGGTAAAGAGCCCCTTTAGGTTGGTGTTTACATGCCATATAAACCCAACTCCACTGATCCACATATCATTGTAATGCTATGTTCTCACACTTGCCCATTCTGATGTGGCCCCACGAAAGGCACCTACATCACCCTTAAGTAAACCCGCCCATTTCCATGTATTACCCTCACTCTCAATTATGTGCATTACATGATTCCATGACGGCATTGCCTCATCGAGACAATTGCGTTTGGTGCTTCCAAAGCTCCCACATAACCAGAAGGGTGATCACTCTTATATCCTTTCTCTCTCGTCCGGTTCCTCCCCTGTCGGTGCACCACCCCCTCAATCTCGTTCCATTGGATGGGGCCCAATCAGGTTTGTGTAGAGCCAAGCAAACTTTAGTTCAGTGGAGCAAAGATGTAGTCCATCAAGATGTGATTTGTGGTTTCATCCTCTTGGTCATAGAATCGGCATGCATCTTGGTGATCGAGACCTCTACGTGCAAGGCGAACCAAATTCCAACACCTATTTTGAATTGCTAGCCATGCAAAATATCGACATTGAAGAGGAGCCTTGGACTTCCATGTGAATTCCCGCGTGGGGATCACTTCTCTTCTCCAAAATTTTACCTTCTACGCCGATTTAGAGGAAAACCATCCATCCGACTCCCAGGCCCATGAAATGGAGTCATTGCTTGCCGGATCAAGTTGCACCATCGTCACTTGAGTCGAGAGGTTGAAGTATTCGTGCAATTCTAGCGGTGAGAGCTCCGGGCCAATGTCCAGTGCCCATTCTCCTGTATGTATCGCATGCCAAACCATGCATGAAGCTCTCATGTAGTGACCCAGACGCTCATATAGGCTAGGCACGATCTCTTGTACCCGGTACCGGTTGAGCCATCTATCTTCCTAGAACATTGGTGTACGACCATCGCCAAGCACTAACCTTGTTGCTGATCGAAAAAGTTACAAAGATCCATTCGGTACTTGTATTTGAAACTCCGCCCATGGCCTCTTAGGATCAGCTCTTTGTAACTGGCGCCACCATGCTTGCATCATGATATTTAGCCATCTAAGTTTGGGATACCTAAACAACCAGCCCATTTGGGACTACACACCATCTCCCAAGGCACCGCGCACTGCCCACCATTGGCTTGTGCCTTTGCACACCACAAGAAGCCACAATACATTTTGATCGTGGCCATGATTGTTTTCTAAGGAATATCCAAGGGCAACATGCCAGCATCACATGGATTGGAATCAGGCAAAGCATAGACTGCACAAGGATCAATCTTCTACCTTTTAGCATGGAAGTAGCCTTCCACTTTGGTAAGCATACTCCCAGTTGATCCACCATGAGTAATCATGAGGCTTCCCCAAACATCTGCATAAGTGA
The window above is part of the Triticum aestivum cultivar Chinese Spring chromosome 2A, IWGSC CS RefSeq v2.1, whole genome shotgun sequence genome. Proteins encoded here:
- the LOC123190053 gene encoding uncharacterized protein, with product MRTGGGVQRAVVDLLSIVRASNRCRCQQQEARAEIPLWGRRRPRKAPAAPLNEKPAADDDSSEGIASPDTTLAFPEDDEAAATDDEAKASAQDKWPRWSYRPPRLPMSWVRRRMANGKHRRLTTPTPQV